One window of Inquilinus sp. Marseille-Q2685 genomic DNA carries:
- a CDS encoding carboxypeptidase M32, which translates to MTAYAEIAAHFGRIAALSNAIGILDWDNATMMPKGAAETRAESLALLQVLRHGMVTDPRLSDWLPEAEADNSLGEWERANLREIRRLWTVQTVVPADLVEASSKAISACEMTWRQARADSDFASLLPKLQEVLRLQREIGRAKGEALGLSAYDALLNDYEPGGRSEKIDALFDDLAEFLPGFTEEVLAIQARRPATPRPEGVFPIEAQRALGVAMMGVLGYDFERGRLDVSTHPFCGGADNDVRITTRYDEADFTRALMGVLHETGHALYEQGRPQAWMNQPVGQARGMSLHESQSLLMEMQACRSREFIAFAAPRMRDAFGGSGPAWEAEALWRHYTRVERGFIRVDADEVTYPAHVILRYRLEKAMIAGELPLADLPAAWNDGMKALLGVVPPDDRLGCLQDIHWPSGGWGYFPTYTLGAMTAAQIFDAANRAEPDILPAIGRGDFAPLVGWLRANIHGQGSRWETDELLTRATGRPLDAAVFKAHLRRRYGGEG; encoded by the coding sequence ATGACCGCCTATGCCGAGATCGCCGCCCACTTCGGCCGCATCGCCGCGCTGTCCAACGCCATCGGCATCCTCGACTGGGACAACGCCACGATGATGCCGAAGGGCGCCGCCGAGACCCGGGCCGAGAGCCTGGCGCTGCTGCAGGTGCTGCGCCACGGCATGGTCACCGATCCGCGCCTGTCCGACTGGCTGCCCGAGGCCGAGGCCGACAACAGCCTGGGCGAGTGGGAGCGCGCCAATCTGCGCGAGATCCGGCGGCTGTGGACGGTGCAGACCGTGGTGCCGGCCGATCTGGTCGAGGCGTCCAGCAAGGCCATCTCGGCCTGCGAAATGACCTGGCGCCAGGCTCGCGCCGATTCGGACTTCGCCTCGCTGCTGCCGAAGCTGCAGGAGGTGCTGCGGCTGCAGCGCGAGATCGGCCGCGCCAAGGGCGAGGCGCTGGGCCTGTCGGCCTATGACGCCCTGCTGAACGACTACGAGCCCGGCGGCCGGTCGGAGAAGATCGACGCGCTGTTCGACGACCTCGCCGAGTTCCTGCCCGGCTTCACAGAGGAGGTGCTGGCGATCCAGGCGCGCCGGCCGGCGACGCCGCGGCCGGAGGGCGTGTTCCCGATCGAGGCGCAGCGGGCGCTGGGCGTCGCCATGATGGGCGTGCTGGGCTACGACTTCGAGCGCGGGCGCCTTGACGTCTCGACCCACCCGTTCTGCGGCGGCGCCGACAACGATGTCCGCATCACCACCCGCTACGACGAGGCCGACTTCACCCGGGCCCTGATGGGCGTGCTGCACGAGACCGGCCATGCCCTCTACGAACAGGGCCGGCCGCAGGCTTGGATGAACCAGCCGGTCGGCCAGGCCCGCGGCATGAGCCTGCATGAGAGCCAGTCGCTGCTGATGGAGATGCAGGCCTGCCGCAGCCGCGAGTTCATCGCCTTCGCCGCGCCGCGGATGCGGGACGCCTTCGGCGGGTCCGGACCGGCCTGGGAGGCCGAGGCGCTGTGGCGCCACTACACCAGGGTCGAGCGCGGCTTCATCCGGGTGGACGCCGACGAGGTGACCTACCCGGCCCATGTCATCCTGCGCTATCGCCTGGAGAAGGCGATGATCGCCGGCGAGCTGCCGCTGGCCGACCTGCCGGCGGCCTGGAACGACGGCATGAAGGCGCTGCTGGGCGTGGTGCCGCCGGACGACCGGCTGGGCTGCCTGCAGGACATCCACTGGCCGAGCGGCGGCTGGGGCTATTTCCCGACCTACACGCTGGGCGCGATGACCGCGGCGCAGATCTTCGACGCCGCCAACCGGGCCGAGCCGGACATCCTGCCGGCGATCGGCCGCGGCGACTTCGCGCCGCTGGTCGGCTGGCTGCGCGCCAACATCCATGGCCAGGGCTCGCGCTGGGAGACCGACGAGCTCTTGACCCGGGCCACCGGCCGGCCGCTCGACGCCGCCGTGTTCAAGGCGCATCTGCGCCGTCGCTATGGCGGAGAGGGCTGA
- a CDS encoding cytochrome c oxidase subunit 3 translates to MSTTDVHADRHETSYELNAVPHPYHLVDPSPWPLLGSLAAGVMAIGGVLFMHDEGPVLLIAGFLGVLAVMFGWWRDVIKEATFRKLHTPVVKLGLRYGMMLFIASEVMFFVAFFWAYFDSSLFVNEAAQYARVEATGGIWPPKGITPVDAFHFPLLMTLVLLLSGCTVTWAHHEIVEGNMKEASKALGITVLLGAIFTCIQLYEYTHAEFGFRDGVFASTFYMATGFHGFHVLVGTIFLAVCWFRTARGDFTKDSHFGFEAAAWYWHFVDAVWLFLFVAIYWWGGHGGAVAAH, encoded by the coding sequence ATGAGCACGACCGACGTCCATGCCGACAGGCACGAGACGAGCTACGAACTGAATGCGGTTCCGCATCCCTATCATCTGGTCGACCCCAGCCCGTGGCCTCTGCTCGGCTCGCTCGCGGCCGGCGTGATGGCGATCGGCGGCGTCCTGTTCATGCATGACGAGGGGCCGGTCCTGCTGATCGCGGGCTTCCTCGGCGTCCTGGCCGTGATGTTCGGCTGGTGGCGCGACGTGATCAAGGAAGCAACCTTCCGCAAGCTGCACACCCCGGTGGTGAAGCTGGGCCTGCGCTACGGCATGATGCTGTTCATCGCCTCGGAGGTGATGTTCTTCGTCGCCTTCTTCTGGGCCTATTTCGACTCCAGCCTGTTCGTCAACGAGGCGGCGCAATACGCGCGGGTCGAGGCGACCGGCGGCATCTGGCCGCCCAAGGGCATCACCCCGGTCGACGCCTTCCACTTCCCGCTGCTGATGACGCTGGTGCTGCTGCTGTCGGGCTGCACCGTCACCTGGGCGCATCACGAGATCGTCGAAGGCAACATGAAGGAGGCCTCGAAGGCGCTCGGCATCACCGTGCTCCTCGGCGCCATCTTCACCTGCATCCAGCTCTACGAATACACGCATGCGGAGTTCGGCTTCCGCGACGGCGTCTTCGCCTCGACCTTCTACATGGCCACCGGCTTCCACGGCTTCCATGTGCTGGTCGGCACCATCTTCCTGGCGGTGTGCTGGTTCCGCACCGCGCGCGGCGACTTCACCAAGGACAGCCATTTCGGCTTCGAGGCGGCGGCCTGGTACTGGCACTTCGTCGACGCGGTCTGGCTGTTCCTGTTCGTCGCGATCTACTGGTGGGGCGGCCACGGCGGCGCTGTCGCGGCGCACTAG
- a CDS encoding DUF983 domain-containing protein, producing the protein MPAGAVSPLAAALGCKCPRCGRGALFKGFLTVAERCAVCDLDLSEVDSGDGPAVFLIFILGFTVVPLTLWLGFAFDLPDWAPIAIGAVLLVVLTGILIRPAKAYVVALQYRHRRTGG; encoded by the coding sequence GTGCCTGCCGGAGCGGTCTCTCCCCTGGCCGCGGCGCTGGGCTGCAAATGCCCGCGCTGCGGCCGGGGCGCCCTGTTCAAAGGCTTCCTGACGGTCGCGGAGCGCTGCGCGGTCTGCGACCTCGACCTCTCTGAGGTCGATTCCGGCGACGGCCCGGCCGTCTTCCTGATCTTCATCCTGGGCTTCACCGTGGTGCCGCTGACGCTCTGGCTCGGCTTCGCCTTCGATCTGCCCGACTGGGCGCCGATCGCCATCGGCGCCGTCCTGCTGGTCGTCCTCACCGGCATCCTGATCCGCCCCGCCAAGGCCTATGTCGTGGCGCTGCAGTACCGGCACCGCCGCACCGGCGGGTGA
- a CDS encoding DHA2 family efflux MFS transporter permease subunit, giving the protein MTTRLPRQVLIPLIIACALFMENLDSTVIATALPNIAHSFGTDPLHLSLAITSYLLSLAVFIPASGWIADRFGAKTVFRAAIVVFTVGSVLCGLSNSTAELVGARVIQGIGGAMMVPVGRLVLLRSVSKSELVRAMAYFTTPALLGPVLGPPLGGFIATYSSWRLIFFINVPIGIIGVILVTLFIDDVREEEKPPLDGWGLLMTGTALACLVFGFETLGRAIVPLPVTFGLLVFGAALIWLYVRHAHRVPAPIIDLKLLHVRTFRISLVGGTVFRIGIGAIPFLLPLMLQLGFGMTPFESGLLTFVSAAGALCMKMTASHIIRRFGFRPVLVWNAAISSVFLMSYALFRADTPHLLILMLLLAGGYFRSLQFTSLNTLAFADIPPQKMSRASSFSSTAQQLSASLGVATGAVLLNLALLLRSGAELQAADFSWAFAVVGLLSLSSVLMFLRLAPDAGAEVSGHAVAPVPPPEGSPRVAPGE; this is encoded by the coding sequence ATGACGACCCGCCTTCCGCGCCAGGTGCTGATCCCGCTGATCATCGCCTGCGCGCTGTTCATGGAGAATCTCGATTCCACGGTGATCGCCACGGCGCTGCCGAACATCGCCCATTCCTTCGGCACCGACCCGCTGCACCTCAGCCTCGCCATCACCTCCTACCTGCTCAGCCTCGCCGTCTTCATCCCGGCCAGCGGCTGGATCGCCGACCGGTTCGGCGCCAAGACCGTGTTCCGGGCAGCGATCGTCGTGTTCACCGTCGGCTCGGTGCTGTGCGGCCTGTCGAACTCGACCGCCGAGCTGGTCGGCGCGCGGGTGATCCAGGGCATCGGCGGGGCGATGATGGTGCCGGTCGGCCGGCTGGTGCTGCTGCGCAGCGTGTCGAAATCGGAGCTGGTGCGGGCGATGGCCTATTTCACCACACCGGCCCTGCTGGGCCCGGTGCTGGGCCCGCCGCTGGGCGGCTTCATCGCCACCTACAGCTCCTGGCGGCTGATCTTCTTCATCAACGTGCCGATCGGGATCATCGGCGTGATCCTGGTCACCTTGTTCATCGACGACGTGCGGGAGGAGGAGAAGCCGCCGCTGGACGGCTGGGGCCTGTTGATGACCGGTACGGCGTTGGCCTGCCTGGTGTTCGGCTTCGAGACGCTCGGTCGGGCGATCGTGCCGCTGCCCGTGACCTTCGGCCTACTCGTCTTCGGCGCCGCGCTGATCTGGCTCTATGTCCGCCACGCCCACCGGGTGCCGGCGCCGATCATCGACCTGAAGCTGCTGCATGTCCGCACCTTCCGCATCTCGCTGGTCGGCGGCACCGTCTTCCGCATCGGCATCGGCGCCATCCCGTTCCTGCTGCCGCTGATGCTGCAGCTCGGCTTCGGCATGACCCCGTTCGAATCCGGCCTGCTGACCTTCGTCAGCGCCGCCGGCGCGCTGTGCATGAAGATGACGGCGTCGCACATCATCCGGCGGTTCGGCTTCCGCCCGGTGCTGGTGTGGAACGCGGCGATCAGCTCGGTCTTCCTGATGAGCTATGCCCTGTTCCGGGCCGACACGCCGCACCTGCTGATCCTGATGCTGCTGCTGGCCGGCGGCTATTTCCGGTCGCTGCAGTTCACCAGCCTGAACACCCTGGCCTTCGCCGACATCCCGCCGCAGAAGATGAGCCGCGCGTCCAGCTTCTCGAGCACGGCGCAGCAGCTGTCGGCCAGCCTGGGCGTCGCCACCGGGGCGGTGCTGCTGAACCTGGCGCTGCTGCTGCGCAGCGGCGCCGAACTTCAGGCCGCCGACTTCTCCTGGGCCTTCGCCGTGGTCGGACTGCTGTCGCTGTCCTCGGTGCTGATGTTCCTGCGCCTCGCCCCCGATGCCGGGGCCGAGGTCTCCGGCCACGCCGTCGCCCCGGTGCCGCCACCGGAAGGCTCTCCCCGGGTCGCGCCGGGGGAGTAG
- a CDS encoding cytochrome c oxidase assembly protein: MAELDPKVRRRNRLIMTSLCGVAFSMGVLAFASAPLYRLFCQVTGYGGTTQVADSVSDRVLDRKVRVRFVANTDAGLPWTFKAEQTEVEVRLGEPALIYFQATNNATEPTAGQAVYNVTPDKVGLYFSKVQCFCFTEQIIQPGETVEFPVYFYVDAAMDAQPNLSDVRTVTLSYTFYSQRSKALENAVAAYYRAAKNDG, translated from the coding sequence ATGGCCGAGCTCGACCCGAAGGTCCGGCGCCGCAACCGCCTCATCATGACCTCGCTGTGCGGCGTCGCCTTCTCGATGGGCGTCCTGGCCTTCGCCTCGGCGCCGCTGTACCGGCTGTTCTGCCAGGTCACCGGCTATGGCGGCACCACCCAGGTCGCCGATTCGGTCTCCGACAGGGTGCTGGACCGCAAGGTGCGGGTCCGCTTCGTCGCCAACACCGATGCCGGCCTGCCCTGGACCTTCAAGGCCGAGCAGACCGAGGTCGAGGTCCGGCTCGGCGAGCCGGCGCTGATCTATTTCCAGGCCACCAACAACGCCACGGAACCGACCGCCGGCCAGGCGGTCTACAACGTGACGCCGGACAAGGTCGGCCTCTACTTCTCGAAGGTGCAGTGCTTCTGCTTCACCGAGCAGATCATCCAGCCGGGCGAGACGGTGGAGTTCCCGGTCTACTTCTATGTCGACGCGGCGATGGATGCGCAGCCGAACCTGAGCGACGTGCGCACCGTCACCCTGTCCTACACCTTCTACAGCCAGCGGTCGAAGGCGCTGGAGAATGCAGTCGCCGCCTACTATCGTGCGGCCAAGAACGACGGCTGA
- a CDS encoding heme o synthase, with the protein MSDVTLDRTARTAAAEAEGGATWQDYLALLKPRVMTLVVFTGIAGLIAAPGHLHPVLAATAVLCIAVGAGAAGAINMWYDRDIDAVMSRTCGRPIVRGRIAPSEALAFGVFLSVASVLVMGLAVNWVAALVLAAASAFYVFVYTMWLKRRTPQNIVIGGAAGSFPPMIGWAAVTGDVSVPSMLLFALIFMWTPPHFWALALFRSEEYAKAGVPMLPVVSGARETKRQMLAYTLALFPLGLGPWLVGTAGLTYGIGAGVLGALFILCAVRVLREDGATTNHRAAKQMFGYSIFYLFAIFGLLIVDHTAVHF; encoded by the coding sequence ATGTCGGACGTGACCCTGGACCGGACAGCCCGAACCGCCGCGGCCGAGGCCGAAGGCGGCGCCACCTGGCAGGACTATCTCGCGCTTCTGAAGCCGCGGGTGATGACGCTCGTCGTCTTCACCGGCATCGCCGGGCTGATCGCGGCGCCGGGCCATCTGCATCCGGTCCTGGCCGCCACCGCCGTGCTGTGCATCGCCGTCGGCGCCGGCGCGGCCGGGGCCATCAACATGTGGTACGACCGCGACATCGACGCGGTGATGAGCCGGACCTGCGGCCGGCCGATCGTGCGCGGCCGCATCGCGCCGTCCGAGGCGCTGGCCTTCGGCGTGTTCCTGTCGGTCGCCTCCGTTCTGGTGATGGGGCTGGCGGTCAACTGGGTCGCCGCCCTGGTCCTGGCTGCCGCCTCGGCCTTCTACGTCTTCGTCTACACCATGTGGCTGAAGCGGCGGACGCCGCAGAACATCGTGATCGGCGGCGCTGCGGGGTCGTTCCCGCCGATGATCGGCTGGGCCGCCGTGACCGGCGATGTCAGCGTGCCGTCGATGCTGCTGTTCGCCCTGATCTTCATGTGGACCCCGCCGCATTTCTGGGCGCTGGCGCTGTTCCGCAGCGAGGAATACGCCAAGGCCGGGGTGCCGATGCTGCCGGTGGTGTCCGGCGCGCGCGAGACCAAGCGCCAGATGCTGGCCTACACGCTCGCCCTGTTCCCGCTCGGCCTCGGCCCCTGGCTGGTGGGCACCGCCGGGCTGACCTACGGCATCGGCGCCGGCGTGCTCGGCGCGCTGTTCATCCTCTGCGCCGTGCGGGTGCTGCGCGAGGACGGTGCGACCACGAACCACCGCGCCGCCAAGCAGATGTTCGGCTATTCCATCTTCTACCTGTTCGCGATCTTCGGCCTGCTGATCGTCGACCACACCGCGGTGCATTTCTGA
- a CDS encoding SURF1 family protein gives MASRFRPDFWPTVFLVPALALMIGLGVWQLERLAWKTDLIERIEHGLAAPPVPLPADLGDDPGFDYRHVTVTGRFDAVHAFRLLARVHDGVAGIQVVAPLIRDDGGPAVMVNRGWVPLGPDGRPAPYAPPPEGTVTVEGVARRPLPQGWMQPDNSPATNEWFWVDLPAMAAAAGRDRAAPVVVEQSAGPDRTRYPLGGQTKVDLPNDHLQYAITWFGFAAILVAIYLLHHLRRGRAARKGPDA, from the coding sequence ATGGCTTCCCGTTTCCGGCCGGACTTCTGGCCGACCGTCTTCCTGGTTCCCGCCCTCGCCCTGATGATCGGGCTCGGCGTCTGGCAGCTCGAGCGCCTGGCCTGGAAGACCGACCTGATCGAGCGGATCGAACACGGCCTGGCCGCCCCGCCGGTGCCGCTGCCCGCCGATCTCGGCGACGACCCCGGCTTCGACTACCGTCACGTCACCGTCACCGGCCGCTTCGACGCCGTCCACGCCTTCCGGCTGCTGGCCCGGGTGCATGACGGCGTCGCCGGCATCCAGGTGGTCGCGCCGCTGATCCGCGACGACGGCGGCCCGGCCGTCATGGTCAACCGCGGCTGGGTGCCGCTGGGGCCCGACGGCAGGCCTGCCCCCTACGCCCCGCCGCCCGAGGGCACAGTGACGGTCGAGGGCGTGGCCCGCCGGCCTTTGCCCCAGGGCTGGATGCAGCCCGACAACAGCCCGGCCACCAATGAGTGGTTCTGGGTCGACCTGCCGGCCATGGCCGCCGCGGCCGGGCGGGACCGGGCGGCGCCGGTGGTGGTCGAGCAGTCGGCCGGTCCGGACCGTACGCGGTATCCGCTGGGCGGCCAGACCAAGGTCGATCTGCCGAACGATCACCTGCAATATGCGATCACCTGGTTCGGCTTCGCCGCCATCCTGGTCGCGATCTACCTGCTGCATCATCTGCGGCGCGGCCGCGCCGCCCGGAAAGGACCCGACGCATGA
- a CDS encoding TAXI family TRAP transporter solute-binding subunit gives MPSSRASLLTGLAVALLLGLAAPGAWAQDSAPQAVPPREIIVATAPVNSPLGRWGNAFVERLKTEAGQPVSEAITAGPLPNSALLQSGRVAIGLVSLDVAAAAWAGTSPMAPGLKFEHLRALAPVAPAAVLRFVVPVGSGITSASGLAGKRVALATDDALTEPMLKALDVKATLRRLPLTEVAKQFADAKIDAVAVTGLEPFALPPEQPAVTFGLTVAEIAKVAAAIPGVAAAAVPLPPAPAVPPADPAATDPAAAAPAPAALPPQPLPPSAGMWTWLVASDALPEEVARRATEIAVGQAAPLAEAAGLELSPALDPLTNRALPFHRGAAAAWATQGVTVPADQVR, from the coding sequence ATGCCTTCCTCGCGCGCCTCTCTCCTCACCGGCCTGGCCGTCGCCCTCCTCCTCGGCCTTGCCGCTCCCGGCGCCTGGGCACAGGACAGCGCTCCCCAAGCGGTGCCGCCGCGCGAGATCATCGTCGCCACCGCCCCGGTCAACTCCCCGCTCGGCCGCTGGGGCAACGCCTTCGTCGAGCGGCTGAAGACGGAGGCCGGCCAGCCGGTGTCGGAGGCGATCACCGCCGGGCCCCTCCCGAACAGCGCGCTGCTGCAGAGCGGCCGGGTGGCGATCGGCCTCGTCTCGCTCGACGTCGCCGCTGCGGCCTGGGCCGGCACCAGCCCGATGGCGCCGGGGCTGAAGTTCGAGCATCTGCGCGCCCTGGCGCCGGTGGCGCCCGCCGCGGTGCTGCGCTTCGTGGTGCCGGTGGGCAGCGGCATCACCAGCGCCTCCGGCCTTGCCGGCAAGCGGGTGGCGCTGGCCACCGATGACGCGCTGACCGAGCCGATGCTGAAGGCGCTGGACGTCAAGGCGACGCTGCGGCGCCTGCCGCTGACAGAGGTCGCGAAGCAGTTCGCCGACGCCAAGATCGACGCCGTCGCGGTCACCGGCCTCGAGCCCTTCGCCCTGCCGCCGGAACAGCCTGCCGTCACCTTTGGCCTGACCGTGGCCGAGATCGCCAAGGTCGCCGCCGCCATCCCCGGCGTGGCCGCCGCCGCAGTGCCGCTGCCGCCTGCGCCCGCCGTTCCTCCGGCCGATCCCGCCGCGACCGACCCGGCCGCCGCAGCCCCGGCCCCGGCCGCCCTGCCGCCGCAGCCATTGCCGCCCAGCGCCGGCATGTGGACTTGGCTGGTCGCGAGCGACGCCCTGCCCGAGGAGGTCGCCCGCCGCGCCACCGAGATCGCGGTCGGCCAGGCGGCGCCGCTGGCCGAGGCCGCCGGCCTCGAGCTCTCGCCGGCGCTCGACCCGCTGACCAACCGCGCCCTGCCCTTCCACCGCGGCGCCGCCGCAGCCTGGGCCACGCAGGGCGTCACCGTGCCGGCGGATCAGGTGCGGTGA
- a CDS encoding VWA domain-containing protein, translating to MTGPDEKLPAGQNRSEVDAFLRRAAATPAPRRDGRRGRLIFALDATQSREDTWDRACRLQGEMFTETAALGGLDLQLVFYRGFGECKATAWVSDGVELARLMSKVRCRAGETQIGRVLSHAEAEAGRGKVDALVFVGDAFEESLDRVCAQAGRLALRGVPVFLFHEGPDPLAARAFREIARLTRGAYCPFDASSPGQLRDLLAAVAVYAAGGRPALEDLGRRRGAAVMALIGRMGG from the coding sequence ATGACGGGCCCTGACGAAAAACTGCCGGCCGGCCAGAACCGGTCGGAGGTGGACGCTTTCCTGCGCCGGGCGGCGGCGACGCCGGCGCCGCGCCGGGACGGGCGGCGCGGCCGTCTGATCTTCGCGCTCGACGCGACGCAGAGCCGCGAGGACACCTGGGACCGCGCCTGCCGCCTGCAGGGCGAGATGTTCACCGAGACGGCGGCGCTGGGCGGTCTCGACCTGCAGCTGGTCTTCTATCGCGGCTTCGGCGAATGCAAGGCCACCGCCTGGGTCTCCGACGGCGTCGAGCTGGCGCGGCTGATGAGCAAGGTGCGCTGCCGCGCCGGCGAGACCCAGATCGGCCGGGTGCTGAGCCATGCCGAGGCGGAGGCCGGGCGCGGCAAGGTCGACGCCCTGGTCTTCGTCGGCGACGCCTTCGAGGAATCGCTCGACCGGGTCTGCGCCCAGGCCGGCCGGCTGGCCCTGCGCGGCGTGCCCGTGTTCCTGTTCCACGAAGGCCCCGACCCGCTCGCCGCCCGCGCCTTCCGCGAGATCGCGCGCCTGACCCGCGGCGCCTACTGCCCGTTCGATGCCTCGAGCCCGGGCCAGCTGCGCGACCTGCTGGCAGCCGTCGCGGTCTATGCCGCCGGCGGCCGCCCGGCGCTGGAAGATCTCGGCCGCCGCCGCGGCGCCGCGGTCATGGCGCTGATCGGGCGGATGGGAGGTTAG
- a CDS encoding M20 aminoacylase family protein: MPVINSIAARKEEMTAWRRDLHAHPELGFEEVRTSGIVAEKLASWGIEVHRGLAKTGVVGVLKGRTDSGRTIGLRADMDCLPMEELNDFAHKSTMPGKMHACGHDGHTTMLLGAAQYLAETRNFDGTVHFIFQPAEEGGGGGDVMVREGLFDRFPCDEVYGLHNWPLLPAGIVGVRPGPMMAAADMFDIRIRGVGGHAAIPQTAKDPVVIAAQLVGALQTLVSRNTNPMDSAVLSITQIHTGTTHNVIPDEAYLNGTVRTFRPEVQEMIVAGIRRIADGIAAAFGVSIDVDYQYGYPATVNHAGQAETAAQVAEKVVGEGNVQRDVEPSLGGEDFAYLLNARPGAYLFLGQARAAGDTMVHNPHYDFNDEVLPIGASLLATLVETQLKAG; this comes from the coding sequence ATGCCCGTCATCAATTCGATCGCCGCCCGCAAGGAGGAGATGACCGCCTGGCGGCGCGACCTCCACGCCCATCCCGAGCTCGGCTTCGAGGAGGTGCGGACCTCGGGCATCGTGGCGGAGAAGCTGGCCTCCTGGGGCATCGAGGTGCATCGCGGCCTGGCCAAGACCGGCGTGGTCGGCGTGCTCAAGGGGCGCACCGACAGCGGCCGCACCATCGGCCTGCGCGCCGACATGGACTGCCTGCCGATGGAGGAGCTCAACGACTTCGCCCACAAGTCGACGATGCCCGGCAAGATGCATGCCTGCGGCCATGACGGCCACACCACCATGCTGCTCGGCGCCGCCCAGTACCTGGCGGAGACGCGGAACTTCGACGGCACCGTGCACTTCATCTTCCAGCCGGCCGAGGAGGGCGGCGGCGGCGGCGACGTGATGGTCCGCGAGGGGCTGTTCGACCGCTTCCCCTGCGACGAGGTCTATGGCCTGCACAACTGGCCGCTGCTGCCCGCCGGCATCGTGGGCGTGCGCCCCGGCCCGATGATGGCGGCGGCCGACATGTTCGACATCCGGATCCGCGGCGTCGGCGGCCATGCCGCGATCCCGCAGACCGCGAAGGACCCGGTGGTGATCGCGGCCCAACTGGTCGGTGCGCTGCAGACCCTGGTCAGCCGCAACACCAACCCGATGGATTCGGCGGTGCTGTCGATCACCCAGATCCACACCGGCACCACCCACAACGTGATCCCGGACGAGGCCTATCTGAACGGCACGGTGCGGACCTTCCGGCCGGAGGTGCAGGAGATGATCGTCGCCGGCATCCGGCGGATCGCCGACGGCATCGCCGCCGCCTTCGGCGTGTCGATCGACGTCGACTACCAGTACGGCTACCCGGCGACGGTGAACCATGCCGGCCAGGCCGAGACCGCGGCGCAGGTGGCGGAGAAGGTGGTCGGCGAGGGCAATGTCCAGCGTGACGTCGAGCCGTCGCTGGGCGGCGAGGACTTCGCCTATCTGCTGAACGCCCGGCCAGGGGCCTATCTGTTCCTCGGCCAGGCCCGCGCGGCGGGGGACACGATGGTCCACAATCCGCATTACGACTTCAACGACGAGGTCCTGCCGATCGGCGCCTCGCTGCTCGCGACCCTGGTCGAGACCCAGCTGAAGGCGGGGTGA
- a CDS encoding LysR substrate-binding domain-containing protein yields MADASPHLPLAALRTFDSVARHLSFTKAAAELAVTQSAVSHQIRSLESDMCVRLFKRLNPGIALTEAGAQLAPEVRAALERLSAAVAYTKRCGRGGVLRVGAGGAFATGWLVPRLGRFAAAHPEIEVRLSMAMRNPDLEEDELDLAVLSREAERPLQPDGEAVLFEERIYPVCSPTLLPLLRSPADLARVTLLHEECDEAPSPRSALSWEAWLERLGVADQPRRSGIRLSHFTLVLAAALGGVGVALGREQLIQTALAEGRLVRPFGPELELRSRRQVIRWRSAPGNESRIAAFRSWLLAESAADR; encoded by the coding sequence ATGGCTGACGCGAGCCCCCACCTGCCGCTGGCGGCGCTGCGCACCTTCGACAGCGTGGCCCGGCATCTCAGCTTCACCAAGGCGGCGGCCGAGCTGGCGGTGACCCAGAGCGCGGTCAGCCACCAGATCCGCTCGCTGGAATCCGACATGTGCGTGCGGCTGTTCAAGCGGCTGAACCCCGGCATCGCCCTGACCGAGGCCGGGGCGCAGCTGGCGCCGGAGGTGCGGGCGGCGCTGGAGCGGCTGAGCGCCGCCGTGGCCTACACCAAGCGCTGCGGCCGCGGCGGCGTGCTGCGGGTCGGGGCCGGCGGCGCCTTCGCCACCGGCTGGCTGGTGCCGCGCCTGGGCCGCTTCGCCGCCGCGCATCCCGAGATCGAGGTGCGGCTGTCGATGGCGATGCGCAACCCGGACCTGGAGGAGGACGAGCTGGACCTGGCCGTGCTGAGCCGGGAGGCGGAGCGGCCGCTGCAGCCGGACGGCGAGGCGGTGCTGTTCGAGGAGCGGATCTACCCGGTCTGCAGCCCGACGCTGCTGCCACTGTTGCGCAGCCCGGCCGACCTGGCCCGGGTGACCCTGCTGCACGAGGAATGCGACGAGGCGCCGTCGCCGCGTTCGGCGCTGAGCTGGGAGGCATGGCTGGAGCGGCTGGGCGTGGCGGACCAGCCGCGCCGCAGCGGCATCCGCCTGAGCCACTTCACCCTGGTGCTGGCGGCGGCGCTGGGCGGCGTCGGGGTGGCGCTCGGCCGCGAGCAGCTGATCCAGACGGCGCTGGCCGAGGGACGGCTGGTCCGCCCCTTCGGCCCGGAGCTGGAGCTGCGCAGCCGCCGCCAGGTGATCCGCTGGCGCAGCGCACCCGGCAACGAGTCCCGCATCGCGGCGTTCCGGAGCTGGCTTCTGGCGGAAAGCGCGGCGGATCGCTAG